The Deltaproteobacteria bacterium genomic sequence GCGCGATCCCGCACGTGAGGCCGCGGCGGCGGAGCTGCGCAAGGAAGTGCTGGGGCTGCACGCCAAGCTGAACGAGCTCGACCTGTGGGGAGTGCTCGGGATCGCGCGCGGCGCCTCGCCGGCCGAGGTCAAGCGGGCATACCTCAAGGCAGCGAAGCGGCTGCATCCCGATCACTTGATGCGCCTCGGCCTCGAAGACCTGAAGGAGACGGCCAACGAGGTCTTCACGCAGATCGCACGCGCGCACGAGGTGCTGACGGACGCAGACGAGCGCGCGCGTTACGAGGAATCGACGGCCGGCGTCACCGAAACGCAGGCGCTGCTCGCCGCGCAGGCGGAGCAGCTCTACCAGCGCGGCGACATGTTGATGCGCGCCGGCAACTTCCGCGGCGCGGCGGACTTCCTCGAGAAGGCCGTGCAGACCTACGGCGACGAGCCCGAGTATCACGCCGCGTTCGCGTGGGCGCTCCACCGCAAGCTGCCGCCCGAGAACGAGCGCGCGCTCGAACACTTCGAGGTCGCGCTCTCGCGCGGCGGCGAGCAGCCGCAGCTGATGCTGCGCATGAGCCTCGTGCTGAAGGAGCTTCGCGACGAGACGCGCGCGAGTCAGCTCGCCGCGCGCGCGCGGCAGCTCGATCCGAACGTGCGCCCGTAGACCGAATTCCGAGATGGGTTCTAGTCGCTCGCGGCGTCGCGGCTGCGCGGAAGCGCTCGCCGCGCGCGCGGCTCGAGCGCGAGCTGAACGGCCCCCGGCGCCCGTAACAACTTCGCGTGCGCGACGACCTGCGCCCCGTACTCGTCGCCGGTCGCCGTGTCGCGCCAGAACACGCGGCCGGCGTCGCGGCCGGTGCGCAGGAACGGGCCCGCGAGGCTGTGCTGCTCCGCAAGCCGCGCGAGGCGATCCACGGGGCGCGTGGCACTCAGCGGAGTCGCGGCAGCCTTCGCGACGACGGAGCCCGACGGCTGCGCGTAGAGCGCGCTGAGCGCTGCCGACGCGAGCGGCTGTCCCGCACGAATGCGTGCGCCGACCCGCGCGGCCTCGGCGAGAGAGCCACGCCGCGCCGCATCGCCCGGACGCGCGTCGCCGAGCCAGCCGAGCGCGTGCGCGATCTCGCGCGCGAGCATCCCGAGCAGCTCCTCGCGCGCGAGCGCACGCTCTGCGCCGCGCGCGCTGGCCACACGCAGCGCGATCTCGACGCGCGCGTGCACGATTTCCGCGGGCTCGCCGCGCAGTGCGCAGTCGACGACGCTTCGCGCTTCCCCCGCGAGCGCGTCGTCGCGAAACTCGAGCTCGATCTGCGCGTGCTCGCGCGGCGCCCGGATGAAGCGCACACCGAGCCCGGCCTGCTCCCACGCCTTCAGCACCGCATCGACCGCGGTCTCTTGCTCGGGCGCGAGCGCGGGCGCGTAGACGCCGATCGGCTGCGCCGTCTCGAAGCGGCAAGTCATCAGGGTCACGGCGCCGTCGCGAGGCCAGGCGAAGGGCACGAGACCGCGCAGCGACTGCGCTCGTGGCGACGAGGCGGGGGACGCACAGCTCGCGAGAGCGAGCGCGCCCGCGATGCACGCACGCGCGAGAGTCATCGCCGCCTCGGGACGACGCGCGCGTCCCAGCGCGAGAACACGGCAAGCGCACCGGCGAGAACGACGGCGCCGAGCCCGTACAGCGCGGTGAAGCTCGTCCACTCGACGATCGCGCCGAACGCGCTGCTGCCGACGAGCATGCCGAGGTCGAAGAGGCCGGTGAAGATGGCGAGCGCCGTGCCGCGCGCATCGTCGCCGACGCGGTTCACCACCATGCCCGAGAGAATCGGGAACGCGTAGCCGTGACCGAGGCCGCACAAGAAGCCGGCGAGCGCGACATCGTGCGGCGCGTTCGCGCGCGCCATCACCACGAGGCCGACGACGAGCGCGAGCAGCGCCGGCGTGAGCGCGCGGTGCGGACCGATGCGGTCGGGCACCCAGCCGAAGGCGATGCGCAGGATCAACGCCGCGAGCATGTACATCTGGAAGAACGCGGCGTCGCTGCCGATGCCGGTGTCCTGCGCGAAGCGCGGCACGAACACGAAGAACGCGGTCAGCACGGTCGCGAACGTGGCGCCGAGGAACCAAATCGGCACGAGCTCGCGGCGCCGCAGCACGGACGACATGCTGGGCGGCGCTGCGCTCGCCACGCGCTCGCGCGGCGCATCGCGCAGCGAGAACGACAGCGCGAGCGAGATCGCCGCGAGCGACGCGGCCGTGACGAACACGCTCGGCCAGCCCACGTTCGCGACGAGCCAGTTCGCGAGCGTCGGGCCGATGCCGATCGGCAGCATCCCCGAGACACCGAACAGCGCGAGGCCCTGCGTGCGCTTGCGGGCGGGCACGTAGTCGGCGGCGAAGGTGAACAGCGCGGAGAACAGCATCGCCTCGGCGATGCCGTGCAGGAGCCGGGTCGCGGCGAGCAGCGCGCCGACCGAGTCGATGCCGAGGTAGAGCAGCGTCGCCGCGACGTGCAGCGCGCCGCCGACGAGAATCACCGCGCGCCGCCCGGCCGCGTCCATCGCGCGCCCGATCGACGGCCGCGCGAGAACGGCGGCGAGGCCCGTGAGGCTCGCCGCGGCGCCGATGACGACGTCGTTCGCGCCGAGCTCGTTGAGGCGTTTCGGGAACGGCAGAAACAAGTTGAACGCGATCGCCTGCAGCCCGTGCGCGACGAAACAGAGCACGAACGGGCGCGTGAAGATGCGGTCGTTCTGCACGCGCGCTCCGCCCTAATGACTCGCTCTAGGCCGCGCTCGCTGCGCCGCGCACTCCCGCCCCGCGCGATACGGTACAGCGATGGAGCTGCAAGACGCCGCGCTGCTCGTGCTCGGTGGGCTCACTGCCGGCGTCGTGAACACGCTCGCGGGCGGCGGCTCGCTGCTGACGGTGCCGCTGCTCGTGATGCTCGGCCTGCCGGGGCCCGTCGCGAATGGGACGAATCGCGTCGGCATCGTGATCGGCAGCGCGACGGCGACCTGGCGGCTCGCGGCCGAGGGAGCGCCCGGCCTGCGCGACGCGCTGCCGATGATCCTGCCGAGCGCGCTCGGCGCCCTACTCGGCGCGCGCATCGTCGTCGAGCTGCCTGTCGAGTGGTTCAACCGCGCGTTCGGCGTGCTGATGCTCGTGCTGCTCGTGCCCACGCTCCGCGCCAGCGCCAGCGGGAGCGCGGCGCCCGCCGCACCGCGAGCGCCGGCATCGCCTGCGCTGCGCTTCGCGGCGTTCTTCGCGATCGGGCTCTACGGCGGCGCGTTCCAAGCGGGCGTGGGCGTGCTGCTGCTGAGCGTGCTCGCGCTCGCGGGCAACGACCTGATTCGCAGCACGCAGATCAAGACCGCGCTGAACACGTGCTTCACGCTGCTCGCGCTGCCCGTCTTCGCGTGGGCCGGCCAGATCGCGTGGCCCGAAGCGCTCGCGCTCGGCGCCGGCTTCGCAGCCGGCGGCGCAGCCGGCGCGCGCATCGCGGTGCGCGGCGGCGCGCGCGCGATCAAGCCCATGCTCGCGGTGGCGGTGGTCGCGCTCGCGGGGCGAATGCTCGGGCTCTACTGAGCAGGCGCGCGCACGCCCGAACATTCTGGCCGGGCCGAAATGTCGCAGGCCGGCCCCGCGATACGCTGCGCCGCGATGTCGTCGCACGCGCTGCCGCCGCCGTTTCGCCCGCTGCCGATTCGCGCGCTGAACCTCGCGGGCCGCGCGCTCGCCGCGTTCGGCGTGCGGCGACCGAGTCTCGATGAGACACCGCTGCTCGCCGCTGCGGAACGCGCGACGGGGCTCGCGGACTTCGGCGGCGACTCGTTCCGCCCCGGCCTGCGCGAGCTGCTGCGCTGCTTCGAGAGCGAGGCGCGGCTTTCGACGCTCGGGCGCGGCATGGCGCGCGCGCACGTGATCGGCGCGCTCTCGACCCGCCTGCGGCTCGTCGACTGGCGCAAGCGCAACCCCGAAGTCGCTGCCCAGAAGATCGCGCGCCCGCTGCTCGTGCTCGGCATGCCGCGCACCGGCACGACGCTGCTGCACGGCCTGCTCGCGCAAGATCCCGCCGCGCGCGCGCCGCTCTCGTGGGAGGTGGCGGCGCCCTGCCCCGCGCCCGAGACCGCGACGTACGAGACCGATCCGCGCATCGCCGAGGCGCGCGCGCACGAGCGCGACATCGAGCAGATCGCGCCGGGCTTTCTCGCGATTCATCCGAGCGGTGCGCAGCTGCCGCAGGAGTGCGTCTCGCTGATGGCGCCCGAGTTCATGAGCATGCAGTGGGAAGCGACCTACGCGGTGCCGTCGTATCAGCGCTGGTGCGAGGCGCAGAACTGGGCGGCGGCGTATCGCTGGCACCGCGCGTTCCTCCAGCACCTGCAGTCGCGCCACGCGGGGCAGCGCTGGGTGCTGAAAACCCCCGCGCACCTGCTCACGCTCGACGCGCTCTTCGCGGAGTACCCCGACGCGCTCGTGGTGCAGACGCACCGCGCGCCGGCACAGGTGGTCGCGAGCCTCGCGAGCCTCGAGTGGACGCTGCGCGGCGCGTCGAGCGACGACCTCGATGCGCGCGCCGAGGGCGCCGAGGCGGCCGACCTGATCGAACGCATGCTGCGGGCGGGCATGCAGTCGCGCGCGGCGCACCCCGAGCGCGAGCCGCAGTTCTTCGATCTCGCCTACCCGGATCTCGTCGCCGACCCGTTCGGCAGCGTGAAGCGCCTGTACGAACGCTTCGGCCTCGACTTCACCAGCGAGCTCGAATCGCGCATGCGCGCCTTCCTCGCCGCCAACGCGGCCGACAAGCACGGCGTGCACAAGTACACGCCTGCGAGCTTCGGCCTCTCCGCCGCCGAGCTCGATGCGCGCTACGCGTTCTACACGCGGCATCACGACGTGCGAGGCAGCGAGCGCGGCTGAGGCCTCGCCCTCAGCGCGCTCGATCGACCGCCTTCATCGGGTCGTCCACCGCCCGCATCGGGTCGCCTGCGCTCGCGGCGCTCGGCGCGGGCACTTCGACGAGGCGCTCGGGCACGTCGTCGTACTCGAGCCGCAGCGCGCGCGTCATCACGGCGTGCATGTCGTAGAGGCAGGTGATGTAGGTCAGCTCGAGGATTTGCTCCTCGCTGAGCTCCGCGCGCAGCGCCTCGAACACCCCGTCGGGCACGCGGCCGCCCTGCAGGACGAGCGCGTCGGTGTAGGCGAGCACGGCGCGCTCGAGCGGGGAATAACAACTCGCGACCTGCCAGTGCGGGATCGCGGCGATCTGCTCTTCGCTCAGGCCCACGCTGCGCGACGCCTTGCAGTGCTGCGAGTAGACGAACTGGCTGCCGCGCGCGAAGCCGGCGCGCGTCTGGCCCAGCTCGCGCAGCTTCGGGTCGAGCGTGCGCTTCGGGCTGCGGTAGAGGCCGAAGCCCGCGACCGCGTGGTCGAACACGTCGGGCACGAGCGCGAACACGGTCCACCAGTTGCCGGGCGTGCCGGTTGCGGTGCCCGGCTGCTTGATCGGATCGCGGTCGCCGAACAGCGCGGTGTACATGCGCTTCGCGCCCTCGTGGGCTTTCTCGCGCGGGACTTGGCGGAGTCGCGGCATGAAGATCTCCTTCGCAGGCGCATCCTACGGCGGATGCAGCGGGCGGCGCTGCCGCCGCCGCGGATCCGCTCGGCGAAGTGCGCTCCTGGGCTTGCCTGGTTCCCGCATACTGCCGCGATGCCCGTCCGCCTCGATCGCCCCGCGCCGCACGTCGCCCTCGTCACGCTCGACCGCCCCGCGCGCGGCAACTCGCTCGACCCCGCGATGCTCTGCGACCTCGCCGCGGCGTGGCGCGAGCTCGCGAGCGACGACGCGACGCGCGCCATCGTCCTCACCGGCGCCGGCGAGCGTGTGTTCTGCTCGGGCATGGACATGACGCGCACGATCCCCGCCGCGCAGGCGCTCGCGCGCGGCGAGCAGATCGACCCGCGCGACTTCGAGGGTCTGCGCAACGTCTCGACCTCGCTGCTCGCGGGCTTCGATCTCGGGAAGCCCCTG encodes the following:
- a CDS encoding sulfite exporter TauE/SafE family protein; the encoded protein is MELQDAALLVLGGLTAGVVNTLAGGGSLLTVPLLVMLGLPGPVANGTNRVGIVIGSATATWRLAAEGAPGLRDALPMILPSALGALLGARIVVELPVEWFNRAFGVLMLVLLVPTLRASASGSAAPAAPRAPASPALRFAAFFAIGLYGGAFQAGVGVLLLSVLALAGNDLIRSTQIKTALNTCFTLLALPVFAWAGQIAWPEALALGAGFAAGGAAGARIAVRGGARAIKPMLAVAVVALAGRMLGLY
- a CDS encoding DnaJ domain-containing protein; its protein translation is RDPAREAAAAELRKEVLGLHAKLNELDLWGVLGIARGASPAEVKRAYLKAAKRLHPDHLMRLGLEDLKETANEVFTQIARAHEVLTDADERARYEESTAGVTETQALLAAQAEQLYQRGDMLMRAGNFRGAADFLEKAVQTYGDEPEYHAAFAWALHRKLPPENERALEHFEVALSRGGEQPQLMLRMSLVLKELRDETRASQLAARARQLDPNVRP
- a CDS encoding MFS transporter — translated: MQNDRIFTRPFVLCFVAHGLQAIAFNLFLPFPKRLNELGANDVVIGAAASLTGLAAVLARPSIGRAMDAAGRRAVILVGGALHVAATLLYLGIDSVGALLAATRLLHGIAEAMLFSALFTFAADYVPARKRTQGLALFGVSGMLPIGIGPTLANWLVANVGWPSVFVTAASLAAISLALSFSLRDAPRERVASAAPPSMSSVLRRRELVPIWFLGATFATVLTAFFVFVPRFAQDTGIGSDAAFFQMYMLAALILRIAFGWVPDRIGPHRALTPALLALVVGLVVMARANAPHDVALAGFLCGLGHGYAFPILSGMVVNRVGDDARGTALAIFTGLFDLGMLVGSSAFGAIVEWTSFTALYGLGAVVLAGALAVFSRWDARVVPRRR
- a CDS encoding sulfotransferase codes for the protein MSSHALPPPFRPLPIRALNLAGRALAAFGVRRPSLDETPLLAAAERATGLADFGGDSFRPGLRELLRCFESEARLSTLGRGMARAHVIGALSTRLRLVDWRKRNPEVAAQKIARPLLVLGMPRTGTTLLHGLLAQDPAARAPLSWEVAAPCPAPETATYETDPRIAEARAHERDIEQIAPGFLAIHPSGAQLPQECVSLMAPEFMSMQWEATYAVPSYQRWCEAQNWAAAYRWHRAFLQHLQSRHAGQRWVLKTPAHLLTLDALFAEYPDALVVQTHRAPAQVVASLASLEWTLRGASSDDLDARAEGAEAADLIERMLRAGMQSRAAHPEREPQFFDLAYPDLVADPFGSVKRLYERFGLDFTSELESRMRAFLAANAADKHGVHKYTPASFGLSAAELDARYAFYTRHHDVRGSERG
- a CDS encoding carboxymuconolactone decarboxylase family protein — translated: MPRLRQVPREKAHEGAKRMYTALFGDRDPIKQPGTATGTPGNWWTVFALVPDVFDHAVAGFGLYRSPKRTLDPKLRELGQTRAGFARGSQFVYSQHCKASRSVGLSEEQIAAIPHWQVASCYSPLERAVLAYTDALVLQGGRVPDGVFEALRAELSEEQILELTYITCLYDMHAVMTRALRLEYDDVPERLVEVPAPSAASAGDPMRAVDDPMKAVDRAR